TATGTTAAAATTGTATACTAAAAGAATACAAGGTGGATTATGTAGTAAGAAAACAACGAGTCTTACTAGCAAGTTTATAAACTTTCCTCGGGATGAGCGATAGCATAAGTTTTGCAAGGTAAAGGACATCGGCAGTGTCAAGAGGAAGAAGTcgataaaaaggaaatactCGATCAAAGaactttaaaataaattaaggaaaaagaaagaaattaccccaattattttttagtattatttttatttttatttttcttctttctttctttcttttcttatcCTATTTCTCTTCTTATCCCATGCCTTACCCTACCTTTTCATATCTTACCTTGCCATCCCTTCTATTTCATCTACTATTACCTCTGTCTTGTAACACTTGATGGATGCGTGCATCAGTGTGCTCTCTTTCATGGGTGCTCGCTTCTTCCTCCTCTTCGTCCATCCAAATTAGGTACGTTCGGAGTTGATCATGATTTCggattttcaattttttttctcagaCACTCGTCTCCAGATACCCATGTCGTCTCCAAAGCAACCTGTTACTCGTTTgcgaaaagaaaaaaatacctTGGCAAGACAAGGCAAGCAGGCATCTCTGCCCAACATTTACTAGCAGACCAAATCGCGAACATGTCAGCTTTCTAACGTTCATCCTTCACTTACTGGAAATGGGACAGAATGCTCTCGTCGAGGATTTAACGTTAAAGGTTATTGTTGAGTTGACAAAAGGTGGAAGAAGCGAACAAAAGAGTtggtaaaagaaaaaagttgcCGCTAGCGAGTCCACCCTCTACCAATAGATCAAACGTGCCAAAAGACATATGGGATAGCAAAGGCCCAAACTCCCCCAACCCAACCTAACCTAACCTAACCTACCTAAGAGTAGTGTTGAGTAGAATGAGTTTCAGTACTTTGAGTGCGAAAGGAGTAATGAGTTTTGTTGGATGGATAAGAGCAGGGAAGCGCCATCATACGAAGCGGCTTAACAGTGAAACCGAAATTCTCCATGAGcaatatttaatgaatatcTCACGATGTGATTGGAAAGATGGCAACCATCGATACGAGGTCATTTTTCCGAATGCCTGAGATGATAGAAAAAAGTTGCGCCCTTTTTGGCTATATATTTCTATCCTCTTTGACCCGATGTTCCTTACATGTTTCCGGGGGTGTACCTTGGATCGCTCtattttatcatttaaCGTTGTTGTCATTCGTGCACTAAATTGATACACTATTTTCACCCCTACTTTACGAGCCACCACTACCACCAACTCTGGCCACTTCCAATCTCAACTTGAAACAACATTAGACAACCGAAAGTTCGATTTCAATGACGAAGGAATGGGAATGTCGAAGAGAGCAGATCATCGAGCTTTCCAAGATCAATGGAATGACGATTCGCGAGCTGCAGGCGAGAATGTCAAAGATGTATAAATTTGACGCTAGGTAAGTAGTTTGTTGGTGTCGCCGCAGGGACTACAAGTTGCGCCATTTTGTGCGAGATGCTTGCGATGCGACGAGGAGCGAATAAGTACAGGGCTAGAGGTACGAGAAGGTGAATGGAATTGTGTGTTTGGATGTTTGGGTGTAGGTCGTCGTTGTGTGTCGTGCCTGCATGGACATTGGCTATTGTTGGGTATGTGGGGTTGCGACAATAAAACAGGATGGCAGTTTTCCAAAACATCCTCAACTGAGACATTCATTCAacaatgaaattttgtttctttgtttCTTTGTCTTTTTGGTTTGCTGTTTTGTTTggaatatcttttttttcatccaCTTTGTCCAATCCACTTACATACAGGATACAAATGTCCTAAACAATAACCCGTCATGTATATCATGTGCATGCTCATGCAAAAGACCATGCCATATGAATCCATCCTGTTTTCCTTTCCTCTATTTCATTTGGCGTTGCGTTGAAGTTGTCTTTCGCTACTTCGTTTTCGCTCACGTTTATGTTCACGTATCGCGTACTTGTCTCTTtagctctttttttttgttgttttgtttcattaCTCTTGCTAACTTTTCTCTAGTATTCGCTCATACAAACGCGTGTTGGCTCGATGGGGAATTCGAGTACATCGTCAACGTTTTGTCTCGCCCCGAACCGAAGAGGCCGCCGCGCGAACCGCTTCGGGCGACGTTTCAAAGGCTCTCGATGAACTCGTTACCCAATTATTTCATGCGCGACAAAGTGATAAAGATTCTTTGGCCCAGATAGAGGCGAACTTTGGTTTAAAACTTTCGAAACGTGCTTTGCATTATCGTCGTAAGAGATTAGCCTTAAAGCGTCCTCCTCCTGACTCCCACGATTCTCCCAATAACTCTATCCCTTTGATGGCCAACTCTTGTCTTTTGTCTGCTGATAACTCTTCGTCGTCTACAACTTCCAATCCTAACGTTGCTCCTCCCATTAGCACTCTTCCTGATCCCGTCGCTACTatatcatcttcttcttcgAGCCATTTAGATATGGGTGCCATCCATCCTCCTCACCATAGCTCGCTTCCCCCTCACATGGGTGTGGATCCTTCAACTATGGCTGATGCACACAATGCGCACTCTTCTTTGACTCCTCCACAGTCTGGCTATTCTAGCATGCCATCTCTTCCTTATTTGCAGCAGCCTTTCCAAATACCCTCTCAACGTTTCTCTCGACAGCAACAATCTCATCCATTCCCTGCTGCTCAACATGCCGTTAACGGTCAGCCACAAGCTTTGTATCCTTTCATCTACCAATCTAGAAATGTCCCAATGGGCTCCACCATGTTTGCTTCTTCAAACCAATCTGCTGCTCATCCTGACGGTAATAATGCCCTTCCAATGGACAATACTCATGCCAACATATCCTATATGCAATCATCACAATCGATGCCTGTTAATTCTTATTCCTATGATCGATATACTCCAAATCAACCATCTTATCTTGAAAGTAAGCCTGGAAATCACCAACCCAGTTATACATCTGAACAACCTATGTATTCTACAGCGTCGGTTCCTCAACAAATTTCTAACGGACCAACTGCTGTCAATGGATTACCCATGAATTCATACACACCTCATTCCAATCATCTTCATTCACCCTCTCCTAACTCAAATTCAGGGCCTACTGATTCTTTGTCTGCTCCTAATTCTACATCCAGCCCTTCAATGGCGCATGCAAATGGAGCTTCTTTTGCAAGTCAGTACCCCTCTCTAAACAAGTCCATTTTTCCAGCTTCATATTCTTCTTCAGCGGAGGATGGGCAAAACATGCAAGCACCAGCACATGCTTATATGCAGTCTTCCATTTACGGCGTTAATCAAGAGCAAAAGTCGGAATATCCTTCTAATCTTTCAATGCAGTCTTCCATGTCAATTAAAGACCCCTCCCAGTTACAGCGTATACACTTATACCCTCAGCATTCTCAATACGATCCTAATGGAATGACTATGCGCGATCACTATTCTGAACGAATTGAACCGGAGGCAAAACCATCCGATGAAACTCTGACTGTCCGTTCATCTCGTGATTTATCTGTTCATAACGTTGGTACGTTACCTGTGCTAAGTGCCGCTGCTGCAACGCAGGCTGCAATGCCTCATACAATGGGACCCTCTGCTCATGACTCAGCATCAGCACCTAGCCCGCATATGCAATCGCAGCAAGCTCTACCGTATCAATATTACAATCCTCTCCCCGCTATGGCTGATCCAGCACAGAATGTTCCTCAACAGCTTCCTCCTCCCATTCACTCTCATTTATCTGATGACCAGCATATCCAATACTCGTATCCCAACACATTCGTTAATAGATTTCCTCAGAACATTCACCATCCTTCAGCTAATCTATTAGATGCAAGTGCGGCTTTGAATCCAGTACAAAATCCATTGCTTATGCCCCAACAAAACCATGAGCATTCTCCCCTGGTTCGTTCAGATGCAGCTTTGCATGACCATGGACCTTTACTTCCTGTTTATCCAGATGTAGATTCTCGTTTCGTTTAGTTTAGGTTAGTATTGCCGCTTGTTGCACTTTGCGGTTTTGACCATTTCCATGGTGTTGCTCTATTTATACTAGTACCTGTATCTTTAGTTGGTCCTTTCTGGCATTCCCTTTTGGTTTCTGctttattatcatttagatgttttttaatttttttcttcaccATTCGCCCTACCTGCCTAATGTGAGTTAAATTATATTGCCATTTGTGTCAGTATCTGGTATATGGACAGGCAAgcccttcttttttaataaaagaacCTTTTGCGTTAGCTCTTATTTGAGCTAAGTTCatttttgattcttttttgctCTTAATCGTTTTgtctttttgctttgtatataattttagaaaCTATTTTTAATCAAGGTCGACCGGTACTTTCGTATACGAGATCCTATGTACATAAAagttatatatttaataatagttatttttattttgcttatACATTCGGtttttactatttacaAACTTTAACCAACCTTGAATAGTTATCATAGTAGTGGATTCAGTAAAgtattatatttaataagcTGTGGAAATGTTTCATTCAACAAATTATGAGTAACCGGACGTTTTTAGGTTTTTAAAAGCCTTAAAATAGAACGGATTTGGCCTGTTGAACTGACAAAGCATATCACACCATCTTggtaaaatatataatgtACAATATAGATCGTTCTTAGAGGGTATCAAAATAACGATTGttaaaatgcttttaaaaaatgtgcTTAAATACAATCGGAAGAGCAGGAGAGAGCACTAAACGCCTTAAAATAGCTTTTACCAATTGGTGTAACCAAAGGTTTCGTTTGGCCCAAGTGACCTATATGGCACACTTTTCCAATCATAAGTTTTAGTGTACACAGTGTTTCCCCACCAGGTTATCTTACCTCCAGGGTATGATACACATAAGAAAATTACTACTCCAGCGACTGCAACCCCAGAATCCATAGCTGCAGCCAGTACGTAGTTGTACTTCCTCCACCAGTGTATCGCGCGCTTTCTAATCacataat
This portion of the Schizosaccharomyces pombe strain 972h- genome assembly, chromosome: I genome encodes:
- the clr5 gene encoding silencing factor Clr5; translated protein: MTKEWECRREQIIELSKINGMTIRELQARMSKMYKFDASIRSYKRVLARWGIRVHRQRFVSPRTEEAAARTASGDVSKALDELVTQLFHARQSDKDSLAQIEANFGLKLSKRALHYRRKRLALKRPPPDSHDSPNNSIPLMANSCLLSADNSSSSTTSNPNVAPPISTLPDPVATISSSSSSHLDMGAIHPPHHSSLPPHMGVDPSTMADAHNAHSSLTPPQSGYSSMPSLPYLQQPFQIPSQRFSRQQQSHPFPAAQHAVNGQPQALYPFIYQSRNVPMGSTMFASSNQSAAHPDGNNALPMDNTHANISYMQSSQSMPVNSYSYDRYTPNQPSYLESKPGNHQPSYTSEQPMYSTASVPQQISNGPTAVNGLPMNSYTPHSNHLHSPSPNSNSGPTDSLSAPNSTSSPSMAHANGASFASQYPSLNKSIFPASYSSSAEDGQNMQAPAHAYMQSSIYGVNQEQKSEYPSNLSMQSSMSIKDPSQLQRIHLYPQHSQYDPNGMTMRDHYSERIEPEAKPSDETLTVRSSRDLSVHNVGTLPVLSAAAATQAAMPHTMGPSAHDSASAPSPHMQSQQALPYQYYNPLPAMADPAQNVPQQLPPPIHSHLSDDQHIQYSYPNTFVNRFPQNIHHPSANLLDASAALNPVQNPLLMPQQNHEHSPLVRSDAALHDHGPLLPVYPDVDSRFV